Within the Mobula birostris isolate sMobBir1 chromosome 31, sMobBir1.hap1, whole genome shotgun sequence genome, the region caggatttatgaacatttggagaggcataatatgattaggaatagtcagcatggctttgtgaaaggcaggtcatgccttaagagcctgattgactaaacacattgacgatggtagagtagtagatgtatgtatggatttcagcaaggcacttgacaaggtaacccatgcaaggcttattgagaaagtaaggaggcatgggatccaaggggactttgctttgtggatccagaactggcttgtccacagatggcaaagagtggttgtagatgggtcatattctgcatggagtccggtgaccagtggtgtgcctcagggacccctactctttgtgatttttataaataacctggatgaagaactggagggatgggttagtaaatttgctgatgacacaaaggttggaggtgttgtggatagtgcggagggaagcggaacattgataggatgcaaaactgggctgagaagtggcagatggagttcaacccagataagtgtgaagtggttcattttggtaggtcaagtatgatggcagaatatagtattaatggtaagactcttggaagtatggggaatcagagggatcttggggtccgagtccataggacactcaaggctgctggctgctgcgcaggttgactctgtggttaagaaagcatacggtgcattggccttcatcaatcgtgggattgagtttaggagccaagaggtaatgttgcagctatattggaccctgttcagaccccacttggagtactgtcctcagttctggtcgcctcactataggaaggatgtggaaaccatagaaagggtgcagaggagatttacaaggatgttgcttggattaaggagcatgccttatgagaataggttgagtgaatagatcctccttttttccttggagcaaaggaggatgagaggtgacttgatagaggtgtgcaagatgatgagaggcattgattgtgtggatagtcagatgctttctcgcagggctgaaatggctagcacgagagggcacagttttaaggtgcttggaagtaggtactacttcaggggtaagttttttgacgcagagagtggtgagtgcgtggaaggggctgccggtgacagtggtggaggtggatgcaatggagtcttttaagacactcctgaacaggtatatggagctcagaaaaaaaaGAGGgttgtgggtaaccctaggtaatttctcaggtaaggacatgttcggcacacctttgtgggccgaagggcctgtattgtgctgtaggttttccatgttttatTCTCAATTCCAGGCATATCCTTTGATTCGGAAACGGGGGAATCAGTTTTTCCCTGGCGATTTATCATTTGGGGAGCAATCAGAGCAGCTTGTTTCGCAGCTGAGTCCGCTCTGTTGTTTCCATGGTCAGTCTCAGTAGTACCTTTAGTGTGTGCAGAGCGTTTAATAATGGCCAATTGTGAAGGAAGACAGATGGCGGACAAGAGGTTGTCGATGTAAATTTTATAAGTCGTGGGCGTACCAGAGGAGGTGACGTAACCCTAGTTTTCCAAAGTTGGCCAAAGTCATGAGCGACTCCAAAGGCATATCTAGAGTCTGTAAAAATGTTGGCTGATTTCCCAGTGGCTAGGATGCATGCTGTAGTGAGTGCAAGGAGTTCAGCGTGCTGCGCCGAGTAAGAAGAAAGAAAGGAAGCAGACTCCACATTTTCTATGTCAGAAACAACAGCATAGCCTGCATGACGCTGGCCTTGGTTGTCTATAAAGGAGCTCCCATCTACATAGAAGATTAAGTCTGGGTTAGCGAAGGGGACGTCAGTCATGTCAGGCTGGACTTCTGTCAGTTGGTGATTTATTGTTGCACAATCATGGGGTGGTCAATCTAGACTCTCAGGAGGGCATTCTAAAATGGCGGCTGGGTTCACGGTAGAATGGGAAAAATGGAGAAGGGGGTTCTGTAGGAGGACCTCATGTAGTATCCTTATATTTGTTCAGaattggacaaaatcaaaaatcaaCCTTTCCTCACAAGTAAAGAAAGCAAATATTCCAATATAGAAGATTGCTCTTGCCACTCACTGAAATGTTATGTACTAAAATTTAAATAAACTTCTTCCCTTTAGATGACctctgtgttttgctttggaagACAGAACGAGACACTTCTTTCTGACAAGGCCACAGATTGTTCATACAGCTACAATGATAAATAATGAACGTCTTTATCTGATTTACAGCTTTCTTAGAAATACTTTGtcttgggccggctggtggcgcaatgacatcagcgccggactctggaacgaAGGTCCCCAGGTTGGAATCCAGTTGGGgctgctcccgagtacgctttccatccgtgccaggttgagtgtcgagatcgcaactcaacctagtaaaataaaagggaaaaatactgcgaaatgtctgtgtgaggagtggcgcgccacacagtccctctctcgcttcgcgccttgtaaaggcatgaaaaaagaCATTGTCCCGCCAACATCACATACGCCAACAGAAAGAGAAATACTTTGTCTGTGCAAACTACTATCTAATTTAAAATGGCTTTCTGAAGCGCGAGTGGATTCTGACCAGTTCATATTGTTGACTTTAACCTTGTCGGCCACCTTGCTGGCTGAGGCATGGAGGAGGAGAGCACAGTACTGTGGGGGCTGGTTCCCTGCTGCGTACAGCGGATCTCCCGATCGTGCAGAATAAATGGCATTAAAGCGTCCTAGGAAATCATCGGGGGTCTCACCTTTCCTGGGTTTACACTCTTAAGACCTTCGTTACATCTGTGGAGGGGGCCAAAACATGCGACAAGGTGTTCGATGTATTTTCAATCATCTGTAGTTTGGTTTGCCCGGTTGCAATTAACTGGTCGTAGTTGCCGTGTCCGAGTCGAATGGTGAATCGTGTCTGATTGGTAGGAGTATAGCCATAGGGAATAAATCTCGGGAGTTAGCAGAATAAATAGTCAGGACAGTTCTTAAGTAACTACAGAACCCTTGGGGGTCAACCTTCTTGTCAGGGGCAGCATTCAGTGTACCACAGAGTCTGGAAGGGGTCCAGGGCTTATAGATTTGCATGGTAGGTGCTTGTCCCACCACACCGGCTTGTGGGTTAGGAATGATTGTCATGGGCAATTGATACTGAGTCTGTATTGGTCCCAGTAAAACCAATGGCCCTTTTTCAGGGGTCTGCTCCGGGAGAGGTCCAGTCTGACTGCGCGTGCGGGCAGAAACAGGTATTGGACTTCCCAACCGTTCTGGAGAAACTACATCGGTCGGTGGTAATGCAATGGCTGTCGAGTTGGCGATTGAGGTACCAGGGCAAGAACCATATAGGGGTGGAGAACTGGACCGTGGTAAAACTGGTGCTGTCGCAGTTGTGGTAGTACAGCGGAATTATTAGGTAGCCTTACCCATTCCCAATTATCATCAGTATTGTTTAGGGAATTGGTTGTAATGTCTGAATAGAGGCGGGGTACCccagaattatttttattttccatatccattttccctttatttcttccagGGCCAGTATGTTTTGGCTCTGATACAATTTCTTTCTCCGTCTCCTTTGTCTGTTTCTGTCCCTAATCCCATTCTTCACAAATCGCTCTCAACTCTTGCCACTCCTAGGATTGCCTCTTTTATGTCTAACCCTCTTTGCTTAGCGTTATCGGTCCAACAATTTAAGATATGTCTGTCTTTTATTTCTGCCTCTTGTCGCCGTAGACCAATCAGTCGACCATACTCTTTCCCTGCCTTCCCATTCCATATTCTCTGTTCTGCCTGCCATACTAAATTTAAATCAAATGTACCTCCTGCAGGCCAGTTGTCTTCCCAAATGTTTAGACAATTAGTCTCAGTTTCTTTTCATTATCTGGATATTTGTCTATTATTTTCTATAACGGTctactcccctccccccccccctttgtctaaGCATCGATTCCAGGGGACATGAACCACCCATCTTGATTCACTATTCCGGGAGATACGAACTGCCCATCTTGATGTACTATTCCAGGGGACTCGAACAGCCTGTCTTGATTTGCTATTCCCTTTGGATCCCGTCAGTGGATTTTAGCCACCAAAATGAGGGAACAAACAGAGTCGTCAGAGAGCAGAGAGGAACCAAGGTTAAAACTTACTTTGTGGGCCTGTCGTCTCTGATTCACCCCAACTTATTCTGTCCACTTATTCAACTTCGGCGAGGGGTCCACCATATATTTGGACCCTGCTCACAGCACCAAGATGTTAATCTGCCTCTCTACCAGAAGCCTTTTGTTTCAGACCCAGAGAATAACTGTCAAACACAATTTACTTAaaagtacatactgtttattagtAAGCTTGGATTCTCAGTTGGCAACGCAGAATCTCTACTCACTGaacttgagaaaatctgcagccaaGTCAGCCCAGAATACTGTTTGGAGCTGTTGATGTACATTGTTAGCACATACAGATAAGGGTAGACTAAGAAGCTTCTCATGGAACAAACACTTCTTCGTTCATACATTATTCTCACAGAGCGACTTGTCAAGTTGCCAATAAGTCAGTTAGGTTCTAGCCCTTTTAAGTCAGCATATAATTCCTGAGGTGGAGCTGAGGTGCTTCCTTTGAGAAGGTGGGGCTGAGGTGCTACATATAGATTTATGGTCCAGTATTTGTCTAACAAAATAGAATGTTCTCTATTCAGGGAGATGATCCTGTATTCACAGGACTTGCTAAGTGTTCTTACCAGTGATGCCCAGAGACTCCAGACAGTCTTTCTTTGTTCTCATAAGGGGTTATTAACTAGTCAGCATTCTGTATCTTTAAAGATGAggtatcttttgtgtttttttttaccttcgCAGATTACATGCTGCCACTATAAATACTGAGTATTGCAGTACTGCAAGACAAATTAGAACAGCCCATCTTCATTCACAATAATTGATGTTTTAATTTGCACAAGCAGTTAGTGTTAGGATCTTCAAAGTATCATCTTGTTGTTAAATAGTATGTTTTTTTACAGCGCTGttcaagcccttcggcccatgatgttgtgccaacctttaaacctccctgtgactgtgggtttcctctgaatgctccggtttcctcccacattccaagagaAGTATGAATTAGGAGTAGTAAGTTGAGGGTGTGTTCTGTTGctgacacttgcgagctgcccctGGCGCATCATCAAACTGTTTTGGTCGTTGAAGTAAACGATGCATTTCGCTGTGTAttctgatgttttgatgtacatgtgacaaacaaagccaGTCTTTCTTCCTTTCTATTTCAAGTTCAATTAAGTGCCTCCCTTCCACATAGCtgtccatttttctgtcatccatgtgaatatctaagagtctgttaaaccTCCCTATTGTCTCTGCCTCTATCCCTGGCAGAGCTTTCTGTGCACTCACCACTGTGTAGAACAAAAAAACCTCTAACATCAaccctatgctttcctccaaacacctcaaaattctgtcctctcatatttgccaatgccaccctgggaaaaagacagagGCTCTACATTCCATCAATGTTTCTTGTCTcctgcacctctatcaagtcatctctcctTCCTTTatcctagctcactcaactttttctcataagacatgttctctaatccaggcagcatcctgataaatctcgtctaccccctctctaaagcttccacttccttcctataatgaggagaccTGTGAAGAAAATAAGCTTCAGTATGATCCATTTAGGTCCAATCACCTTATGttttcactttcaatgaatttcaAGCTTATCAGCAGATATCCTGTGAGAGCTGGAAAGAGATGTGCCTCATTTCATGACAGTGAGTGGTGCCAAGTCAGAGTTTTTGGACAGACATCCAGTCATATTTTGTCAGGACGTACCCTCGGCTGTTCTGAGAACAAATAATGTGCTTGTGAGGTGGAAAATGCTCATCACAACAGATAACAATGAGCAAATTGGAAGAGAAGAAATAGAAACAGGTTTAAGACATCAAACTGCTTGAGTCTGTGCCAGTGAGCAGCGAGAACAGTGCTTATCCTGTGAAGTTCATAACCTAACTCATTGCCAGAAGCAGTAGAAATTACATATAATCAGAAGCATTTTATAGAAAGGAGCATAGggttgggagagtgggaaagagtCTTGTTGTCGctgtctgtgttgttctgctgaacatcgtggacatgctatgttggcgccggaatgCGTGGAGACACTTGCGGCTACTCTCAGCACATGCTTAACACacacaatgcatttcactatgtcTTTCAATGTACGTGTGGTAAATAAATCGGAATCTGAATCAGTATCTGAAGGAGAAGCAAAGGAAAGAAGGAGGACCATAGGTATTAAAGACATGAAATGCAAAGCTATATAAAATGTTCAGAAGGGAAACAAAGTACTTCAATGGCTAAGTAAATATTTACATGGTAGAAATTAAAATATAAGACAAAATAGTTCTTGAATCCAGTTTCCAACAGTTACGTGGATTTCCAAACTGGGTGGAGATCTTGGAATTTTCAGTCCTCTGTAGACAAAATATGATCAGCTGGttcatcaaagttcaaaaacTGGATGAATAGTAGCTAGGTTTACATGGAACCCACTCTGCTGAACTATACTGTTAAGCCCAAATAAATCTTAGTGAATGTTAGTCTCTTTGCTGGTCTCCTCCCATACTAGTTATCTGGTGCAACACTTTCCCCAGATCTCTCTAATCCCCTCTTTCTCAAGTGTGATTATTTTGTAAGCCTCCCTAAACAGATACATTTTGAGAATTCTGTTCTATAGCAGATTTTTGAAGTCAGCCAGCGAGTGTACGGTTCTCAGATTCAGAACGTAAAGAATTAAGTATCTTTATTGATGTAACCTTAGATATTTCCAACTGATTTTCCTGGAAAAGGTATACCTTCTGACTCCTCAAATCCTGCCTGTTGTTTGAGGTATAAATCAGATTATGAGTGCAGATTTAACAAATTTAAAGAAGTTTAAGACTACCTGTGATAAAGCAGCTATCATGATTGGAAGCCCAGCAAGGCCTTAAAAAAATATACATCCCTTCCTTCAGCAGTACATCGAATTTGCAAGCTCTACTGCGATTGCTTATCTTGCACCAAGCCCTAATCCAACAGTCTACATTTCCCAGAAGACAGCAAATGTTGTCTGGGAATGTCACTATATCTGGGAACTTCTCCAAGTTGTACACTGTCCAAACTAGTGATAGCCATAGCCCAGTGGGTAATATTCTCAGAAGTTTGAGGGATCAATATTTTAAGctggcagcaaaaaaaaaaaaacaaactgtgacagcaggagttcccaaccttttttatgccatggaccaataacaTTAAACAAGGGGACATGATGGATTCCATGATGCTATTTTGAAGTTCTTCCCACCATCCTAGCCAATAATAGTCcttgccacacacacaaaatgctggaggatctcagaaggccaggcagaatctatggaaaagagtatagttgatattgcgggccaaaatccttcatcaggtcttggctcaaaacatcgactatactcttttccataaatgctgcctggtctgctgagttgctccagctttttgtgtgtgttgcttggttttctCTTATCAAGGATAGTCCTTATTCAACATTACCAAGACAGGGTTATGTGGATATTAGCACATTTTCAACAAGGCCAAATTTGTTCTCAAGTGCTAGTTGTAACTGGGGCAAGAATTattcttctgatttttgaatgctTATGTTGGATTATTGTCTGCATAGTTTCGTACTACACTTGCTGTTAATAAATTGGGAAGATTTTCTGAAGGACTGTAAGATTCTTCTGCTTTTATAAAAGGGTCAAGTTCACGGGCTTTATTCTATCGAGCATGGTGTGATCTGCAGCCTCTGATGAACTAATCCATTTCATCAGGGTGTGAGGAGGATGGGAGTGCATGTTGAAAaataatgtgcagagagaaacagaTGTAGTGTTTCAGGTGACCTTTCAGAACTGAAAGTGAGACTTCAAGTGATGCTCATGTGTAAATTAAACCAGGTAAATATTGGCCATTGGTTTTGGAAGTGGAATCATTGCCTGTAATAGTGCTGACTTGCTAAGCATTCCAGCACTTTGCGTTTTGATATTGTGTGACCAACAGTTGATTTACACCTTGggaacagaaatttaaaaatggTTGTTATAAACTCTGTTTATGCATCCAAGTATTTTCCTTTTGGACTTCTTCAAAGATCTGATCTATTCTTTATATTATCTATATCTGAAGAACAATTAGTTAAGGGCTTCAGGATTTTATCCCAGCAATTAAGGAAAAGCAATGTTAGAAGGTTGTGACTTGGAATCTGTAGGTAATAGTGCTCCCTTCTAGATCACGAGTTTGAAAGACAGTGCTAAAGAAGCCATTGCAAGTTGTGTTGTATTTTGCAGATTGTGTTCACTCGAGGTATAGTGCATAAGTGGTGGGAGGAGTGAATGTTTAGATTGGAGATGAAGTGATCTGTTTTGACCTGGATGGGGCTACCTGAACATTGGGTGAGCTGTTAAGTGACAAATTGGTATATATCTCTTAAAAAGAGGGAGTGAGAAAACAGGAAACTTCAGGCTATTTAGCTTAACATTTGTCAAAGGGAAAATGTTAAAAGCTATTATTAAAAACATTGTAACAGAGTAGCTAAAAAAATTCAACATACTCCAGCAGAGTTGACAttgatatgtgaaaaggaaaacttCTGACTAATTTCCAAGAGTTTTGTGAAGAGATAACATGCTGTGCATAACgaggtaaacacaagagattctgtagatgctggaaatctagagcagcacacaaaatgctataggaactcagcaggtcaggaaaggaataaagagccggctttttgggccaagacccttcatcaggactgtggaTAAAGAGGGAACTGGTGGATGTACCATACCTAAATTTCAAGAAGCAATTTGATAAGGTGCTTCAGCAGAAAATAACCTTTGCTCAGTGTTAACTGAAATGAGCTTGTTGTTTCACGGGGAAAGTTTGGGCTTGTACCTACAGACTTTGAAAGAGTGAGAGCAGACTTAACCCTCAGGGgttttgatagggtggatgtggagaggatgtttcctctagtgggagaATATAGGGCTTGGGGGTCAGTATTTAAAATTAAGAGGGCATCCATTTAAGACAGACGAGGCATTGTTTGTCTCTCGATGTCATGAGTCTCTAAAGCTGTCAAGTCAGTAGAGACAAAGGTATTTGAATGTTTTAAGACCATGGTAGATAAACTCATGTTAAGGAAGGGGGTGAAGGAAAGAATATGGAGTTTGAGTTACAATCCTTCTAACTGCTCATACAGttacacaagaaactgcagatgctataGTCTGGAGTGAAAAACAGTCTGTAGCATAAAAGAGagcgaaataattgttacttacTCCAGATCTGAAGCTGTACAAAATAACACACTGCTATAGGAACTCGGTGGGTTGAGCACATATGCTTGTACATTCACTTCACTTGGGTTCACGCCTCCTTCCTAATTTTAAAGTTCTTGATATAAGGCATCTTTGTCATTCTTTAGAGAGACTCTCTCTTGATGGTTGTTTCACTGGTATATTTTTTCTCATCgaagtgtaaccctccatcaccaccatatcagtaagactgatcaatacttccacccactaacccacctcagCATATCCCACCTCACCACCACTCCTGttagtcactttatgtacagatactcctgtacccAGCACCACTTTTTGTATGTAAGCTATCTTGTGTTCGGTGCGCTGCGTTAGTCTGGGGAAAGACACTCTCCGGCCCTCCAAACTtgtgaaatctcatttgtgtggatgctgtgtgatgttttccccgttacaaatcagtaccacaaaataacaaacagtacaccttATGCAGTTAAACAGTTTAGCTTTATGATTCTTAATTTGAcgagagggttagtaaagaaaacaaaagaaaagggcccactttaatgaaacagtctattgcgcGTGTTGGAGCTCACGACTTCCCATCCATTCGTTCTCCATCAATGTCCCCCCCTGGGCATAGTCAAGTCCTGACCCCATTCCACGTCCACTCAGTCCTGCAGTCTACAACCTCTCCGTTCTGGcatctctccatcttccgccgAACAAAAGCCCCCGAAAACCTTCTGtcggacacacaagaaagaagcaACAGGTCTCTCACTTGgatggcgcacattccaaagccccattatctctagtcataacccaaacactgctgctacagagaaaccattacattaggagtgaaaccttacagagtgTTACATGTGCATTACAGAGTGTTACATGTGCATTTATATTTATCATGTTTTTTAAttagtgttctttatcttttttgtgctgcatctgtTAAGTATAACATTAAGTTGTTAGAACGCAAATTATAGAAGAATATTCCTGAGAAAGTAATCTGATGTTTTTTGAAAAAACTGAATAGTGTTGGAGTCTACTTGTGATTCATTGTCTTAACCTGTATACTAATGGTCTTTCAAATTGCCCTTTTGTGTTTGAAGCTTTCAGTTTTTAGTTAATTTCAAACAAGAcaaaatgaatttgttaattgttTACCTGCATATTATTTTAGTCAACTTTACATcctttattatacttaattttcAAGATATTACAGTGATAAATCATCTTAAAGTATTGCTTCATAAAGATGATTTTGTTTCAGTGGGTTGTTCTGTTATTTAGTTTCTATTGCTCAGCATTCCATTTTTGCAAAATCATTCCAGGCATGCACTGGCAAAAGGTTAACATAAAACAATGTTTAAATGCCAGAATTGTTTGTAATATTCTCTGAATCCAGTATATTACAGAACTAATGAGTATATGTCTTGTCTCTGTGCTCTTGTTTGTAGGACCTGAGGCTTTAGCAATGCTGCTTTATATCCAGATGCTCCAATACAGCAATCTAAATCAAGGCTAGCTGGTTTTTCTCCTATGCAGCAAGAAGATCGTGGTTATGTGTTTGTTCTGTGAGACGAGCAGACAGACTAAATGTGTCCAGGCTGCCAATACAGTGCTTGGGAGCCAAAATGCCATCTTTGCCTGTCGATTAGGCCACAGTTGCTTTTCTTCCACTTACTAACACCGCATGGTGTGGGTGCCTGTGCACAAGTCGAAGGCTGACAACATTGCCTTGCTACACCGATCTAATACGAATCTTGGGAACATGTTTGTTGAGTGGTTGACAGACTGGGACCTGACACTGGACCGCATTAAAGGTTTGGTGCTGGCAAGCTTGCACGCAGTGCGGGAGTGTGACGTAACGGCTGTGACCACCTTTGCGTGCGTCTTGGGGCTCTTTGTGTGGTATTGCTACCACGTAGGCAGTGAGCAGCCCCGCAGTCACACACCGGTGAATGCCATCATGCAGAATGCTGACATAAATGGGTTGCAGAATGGTTACACGTGCTGTCAATCCGCCGATTGCATAAGGTGCACCCATAACGAGGGACGCAATCAGAAACTGCATCACAATCTACAGGAGTATGCTAAGCACTACTCGTGGTCAGGAATGGGACGGATCCATAAGGGAATTCGGGAGCAGAGCCGATACTTGAACACTAGACCTTCCATCCAGAAACCAGAAGTTTTCTTCCTGCCTGACCTGCCCACGACTCCATATTTTTCACGAGACGCCCAGAAGCATGACGTAGAGTTGCTGGAGCGGAACTACCAAACCATCCTGGCTGAATTTGAATTGATTTTCAAGGCATTCTCAAACTGCAGCCTTCCACAGGGCTGGAAGGTTAATACCACCCCAAGAGGCGACTGGTTCACCTTCTATCTGGTTAACCAGGGCATCTGCCTTCCCAGTAATTGCAGAAGGTGCCCTCGGACGTATCGATTACTAGGCAGTCTTCGCACTTTCATCAGTAATAATGTCTTTGGGAATGCCTGTTTCTCTGTTTTGAGTCCAGAAACACTCATCACCGAACACTACGGACCCACAAACGTCCGGATCCGCTGCCATTTAGGTGTGTGAGTACTTGATTTTTAACATAATTGTGCTTTGTGTGGCGGGCAGTACTGGTATGGCTTCTCTTTTCTCTTTAACGCCTTCTTC harbors:
- the LOC140190999 gene encoding aspartate beta-hydroxylase domain-containing protein 2-like, whose translation is MVWVPVHKSKADNIALLHRSNTNLGNMFVEWLTDWDLTLDRIKGLVLASLHAVRECDVTAVTTFACVLGLFVWYCYHVGSEQPRSHTPVNAIMQNADINGLQNGYTCCQSADCIRCTHNEGRNQKLHHNLQEYAKHYSWSGMGRIHKGIREQSRYLNTRPSIQKPEVFFLPDLPTTPYFSRDAQKHDVELLERNYQTILAEFELIFKAFSNCSLPQGWKVNTTPRGDWFTFYLVNQGICLPSNCRRCPRTYRLLGSLRTFISNNVFGNACFSVLSPETLITEHYGPTNVRIRCHLGLKVPSNCELVVGGEPQCWAEGRCLLFDDSFLHTAFHGGSAEDGPRVVFMIDLWHPNVAATERQALDFIFSPAR